A DNA window from Staphylococcus warneri contains the following coding sequences:
- a CDS encoding CsbA family protein → MIWYACAAFFPCILIVLFSVVTKNKWIGTSVTLILIATSIYKGFFHSEWIIFIDVVSLLAGYLIIDQIEFHKREE, encoded by the coding sequence ATGATTTGGTATGCATGTGCTGCATTTTTTCCTTGTATTTTAATAGTACTTTTTAGTGTCGTAACTAAAAACAAATGGATTGGTACCTCTGTTACTTTAATATTAATTGCGACCTCAATATATAAAGGCTTTTTCCATAGTGAATGGATTATATTTATTGATGTTGTATCATTATTAGCGGGTTATTTAATCATAGATCAAATAGAATTCCATAAGAGAGAAGAATAA
- the uvrB gene encoding excinuclease ABC subunit UvrB: MVEHYPFKLNSEFDPQGDQPEAIKKIVKGVKEGKRHQTLLGATGTGKTFTMSNVIQQVGKPTLIIAHNKTLAGQLYSEFKEFFPENRVEYFVSYYDYYQPEAYVPSTDTFIEKDASINDEIDQLRHSATSALFERDDVIIIASVSCIYGLGNPEEYKDLVVSVRVGMEMERSELLRKLVDVQYTRNDIDFQRGTFRVRGDVVEIFPASREEMCIRVEFFGDEVDRIREVNYLTGEVIREREHFAIFPASHFVTREEKMKVAIERIEKELEERLKELRDENKLLEAQRLEQRTNYDLEMMREMGFCSGIENYSVHLTLRPLGSTPYTLLDYFGDDWLIMIDESHVTLPQVRGMYNGDRARKQVLVDHGFRLPSALDNRPLKFEEFEEKTNQLVYVSATPGPYEIEHTDEMVEQIIRPTGLLDPKIDVRPTENQIDDLLSEIQDRIDKNERVLVTTLTKKMSEDLTTYMKEAGIKVNYLHSEIKTLERIEIIRDLRMGTYDAIVGINLLREGIDIPEVSLVVILDADKEGFLRSNRSLIQTIGRAARNDRGEVIMYADKITDSMRYAIDETQRRRDIQMAHNEKHGITPQTINKKIHDVISATVESDDTNENKQIEVPKKMTKKERQKTIENIEKEMKKAAKDLDFEKATELRDMLFELKSEG, from the coding sequence ATGGTTGAACATTATCCATTCAAATTAAATTCAGAGTTCGATCCTCAAGGTGATCAACCTGAAGCAATAAAGAAAATTGTTAAAGGTGTTAAAGAAGGTAAGAGACACCAAACACTACTTGGTGCAACCGGAACAGGTAAAACATTTACGATGAGTAATGTAATACAACAAGTAGGTAAACCAACCTTGATTATTGCACATAACAAAACATTGGCTGGACAATTATATAGTGAATTTAAAGAATTTTTCCCGGAAAATAGAGTGGAATATTTCGTGAGTTACTACGATTACTATCAGCCAGAAGCTTACGTACCATCGACAGATACATTTATTGAAAAAGATGCGTCTATTAATGATGAAATTGACCAATTAAGACACTCAGCAACGAGCGCATTGTTTGAGAGAGATGATGTTATTATCATAGCAAGTGTGAGTTGTATTTATGGTTTGGGTAATCCAGAAGAATATAAAGATTTGGTTGTCAGTGTGCGTGTGGGCATGGAAATGGAACGTAGCGAATTACTAAGAAAACTAGTTGATGTGCAATATACTAGAAATGATATAGACTTCCAACGTGGTACATTTAGAGTACGAGGCGATGTGGTTGAAATATTCCCTGCTTCAAGAGAAGAAATGTGTATTCGAGTAGAATTTTTCGGTGATGAAGTCGATCGTATTAGAGAAGTGAATTATTTAACAGGCGAAGTTATAAGAGAACGTGAACATTTTGCAATTTTCCCAGCATCCCACTTCGTTACGCGTGAAGAAAAGATGAAAGTTGCAATCGAGAGAATTGAAAAAGAATTAGAAGAACGTTTAAAAGAGTTAAGAGATGAAAATAAACTTTTAGAAGCACAGAGATTAGAACAAAGAACTAATTATGACTTAGAAATGATGCGTGAGATGGGGTTCTGCTCAGGTATTGAAAACTACTCTGTACATTTAACGTTAAGACCACTAGGTTCTACCCCATATACATTGCTTGATTACTTTGGCGATGATTGGTTAATCATGATTGATGAATCACACGTGACACTACCTCAAGTAAGGGGGATGTATAACGGTGATAGAGCACGTAAGCAAGTTTTAGTTGATCATGGATTCAGATTGCCAAGTGCTTTAGACAACAGACCTTTAAAATTTGAAGAGTTTGAAGAAAAAACAAATCAATTAGTCTATGTATCTGCCACACCAGGACCTTATGAAATAGAACATACCGATGAAATGGTAGAGCAGATTATTCGACCTACTGGATTGTTAGATCCAAAAATTGATGTACGTCCAACAGAAAATCAAATTGATGACTTGTTGAGTGAAATTCAAGATAGAATTGATAAAAATGAAAGAGTACTGGTTACTACTTTAACTAAAAAAATGAGTGAAGATTTAACAACATATATGAAAGAAGCAGGAATTAAAGTTAATTATCTTCATTCGGAAATCAAAACTCTCGAGAGAATAGAAATCATAAGAGACTTACGTATGGGTACCTATGATGCAATTGTTGGAATTAACTTGTTAAGAGAGGGGATAGATATTCCCGAAGTTTCATTGGTTGTTATCTTAGATGCAGATAAAGAAGGATTTTTACGTTCCAATCGTTCTTTAATTCAAACAATTGGACGTGCAGCACGAAATGATCGTGGTGAAGTTATTATGTACGCTGATAAGATTACAGATTCAATGAGATATGCCATTGATGAAACGCAGAGACGTCGTGATATACAAATGGCTCATAATGAAAAACACGGTATTACACCTCAAACAATTAATAAGAAAATTCATGATGTCATCAGTGCAACCGTCGAAAGTGATGATACAAATGAAAATAAACAAATAGAAGTTCCTAAGAAAATGACGAAGAAAGAACGTCAAAAAACGATAGAAAACATAGAAAAAGAAATGAAAAAAGCAGCTAAAGATTTAGACTTTGAGAAAGCAACAGAGTTAAGAGATATGTTATTCGAATTAAAATCAGAAGGGTGA
- the lgt gene encoding prolipoprotein diacylglyceryl transferase encodes MNLTLSYIDPIAFHLGPLQIRWYGIIIACGILLGYFVAQEALKRVGLHKDTLVDVIFYCAIFGFIVARIYFVIFQWPYYMQNPGEIPKIWHGGIAIHGGLIGGFITGIIVCKMKNLNPFQIGDIVAPSIILAQGIGRWGNFMNHEAHGGIVSKSFLEQLHLPQFIIDNMYIDGHYYHPTFLYESVWDVLGFIILVTVRKHLKLGETFFLYLIWYSIGRFFVEGLRTDSLMLTSHIRVAQLVSVILIIISVAIMLYRRFKYQPPTYKNAGPLSWPK; translated from the coding sequence ATGAATTTAACGTTAAGTTATATTGATCCTATTGCATTTCATTTGGGCCCATTACAAATAAGATGGTACGGCATTATAATTGCTTGTGGCATTTTATTAGGTTATTTTGTAGCACAAGAAGCATTAAAGAGAGTAGGGTTACATAAGGATACACTAGTAGATGTTATCTTCTACTGTGCAATATTTGGTTTCATAGTGGCACGTATTTATTTCGTTATCTTCCAATGGCCTTACTACATGCAGAATCCAGGTGAAATACCAAAAATTTGGCATGGTGGTATAGCCATTCATGGTGGATTAATTGGTGGTTTTATAACTGGTATTATAGTTTGTAAAATGAAAAATTTAAATCCATTTCAAATTGGAGATATTGTTGCACCAAGTATTATTTTGGCTCAAGGTATAGGCCGTTGGGGTAACTTTATGAATCATGAGGCGCACGGTGGGATAGTATCAAAATCGTTCTTAGAACAGTTGCACTTACCTCAATTTATTATTGATAATATGTATATTGATGGTCATTATTATCATCCAACATTTTTATATGAGTCAGTGTGGGACGTTTTAGGATTTATTATTTTAGTTACAGTTAGAAAGCATTTAAAATTAGGCGAAACATTTTTCTTATATTTAATTTGGTATTCGATTGGTCGTTTCTTTGTAGAGGGGCTTAGAACTGATAGTTTAATGCTAACAAGTCATATTAGAGTGGCTCAGTTAGTATCTGTGATTTTAATTATTATCAGTGTGGCAATAATGTTATATAGACGCTTCAAATACCAACCACCCACATACAAGAATGCTGGACCATTAAGTTGGCCTAAATAG
- a CDS encoding acyltransferase, which produces MRKLKPHREYQITHTNPLWHIYRLVKFPKVLRQTIIIEVCRYMPNLKLKSNMYRQLLGMNIGKHSVFAFKVVPDLFYPELITVGNNSVIGYNTTILTHEILVDEFKYGKVTIGSHTLIGANVTILPGVTIGDHVKIGAGTVVSKDVPSNSIAFGNPIQIK; this is translated from the coding sequence ATGAGAAAATTAAAACCTCATCGTGAATATCAAATAACTCATACGAATCCATTGTGGCATATTTATCGTTTAGTCAAATTTCCTAAAGTATTAAGACAAACGATTATTATCGAGGTTTGTCGGTACATGCCAAACTTAAAATTGAAAAGTAATATGTATCGTCAATTATTAGGGATGAACATTGGAAAGCATTCTGTATTCGCGTTTAAAGTAGTGCCAGATTTGTTTTATCCAGAGCTAATAACAGTTGGCAACAATAGTGTGATTGGTTATAATACTACAATATTAACGCATGAAATTTTAGTAGATGAATTTAAATATGGAAAGGTAACGATTGGCAGTCATACATTAATTGGTGCCAATGTCACTATACTTCCAGGTGTCACTATTGGAGATCATGTAAAAATTGGTGCAGGAACAGTTGTATCTAAAGATGTACCGAGTAATTCGATCGCTTTTGGTAACCCTATACAAATAAAATGA
- a CDS encoding COG3942 and LysM peptidoglycan-binding domain-containing protein, translated as MKKTFLLSLSSVAACIAFSNVADAQEETAVSNVNTSENIASVETENASQYIVKPGDTLYQIALNHNITLDELYSLNPGVTPLIFPGDIITVSPYETQYQVNNTTYNSSNYNVGEPTSAASQQYVDVTSETASQPSVTTNQSYSNEAGASLYSVSNSGNLYNYGNCTYYAFNRRAELGKPIGSLWGDAGSWAVNARNAGFTVNNIPVAGAVFQSNPGTNGSGGYGHVGVVESVNSNGTVTVSEMNWNGGFNVKSYRTITNPGSYNYIH; from the coding sequence ATGAAGAAGACGTTTTTATTATCATTATCATCAGTAGCAGCGTGTATCGCATTCAGCAATGTTGCAGATGCTCAAGAAGAAACTGCTGTATCTAATGTGAATACATCTGAAAACATAGCATCAGTTGAAACTGAAAATGCTAGTCAATATATCGTCAAACCTGGTGACACATTATACCAAATCGCTTTAAATCATAATATTACTTTAGATGAATTATATAGCCTTAATCCTGGGGTTACACCTTTAATTTTTCCGGGGGATATCATTACTGTTTCTCCATATGAAACACAATATCAAGTCAACAATACCACTTATAATTCAAGCAATTATAATGTTGGAGAACCAACATCAGCAGCAAGTCAACAATATGTAGATGTTACAAGTGAAACGGCATCACAACCATCTGTTACAACGAATCAATCATATAGTAATGAGGCTGGTGCTAGTTTGTATTCTGTAAGTAATTCTGGCAATTTATATAATTATGGCAACTGCACATATTATGCATTCAATCGTCGTGCAGAGTTAGGTAAACCAATTGGAAGTTTATGGGGGGATGCTGGTAGTTGGGCAGTAAATGCTAGAAATGCTGGTTTCACAGTGAATAATATTCCAGTTGCAGGTGCAGTTTTCCAATCTAATCCTGGTACAAATGGTTCGGGTGGCTATGGCCATGTAGGCGTCGTTGAAAGCGTAAATAGTAATGGTACAGTTACAGTTTCTGAAATGAACTGGAACGGTGGATTTAATGTAAAATCTTACAGAACAATTACAAATCCAGGTAGCTATAACTACATTCATTAA
- a CDS encoding YfbR-like 5'-deoxynucleotidase, which produces MGIHQYYKRLSDMEKLIRLPGKFKYFEHNVAAHSFKVTKIAQYLGTVEEYNGNVIDWKSLYEKALNHDFAEVFTGDIKTPVKYASRELKMLFSQVEEEMVENFIKEEIPEQYRDIYRQRLQEGKDDSLEGQVLAVADKIDLLYETFGEIQKRNPEPLFFEIYEMSLETIMQFDHLASVQDFIDNVIPEMLTENFIPRTELRETTMTILNKRNR; this is translated from the coding sequence ATGGGCATACATCAATATTACAAAAGACTCTCTGACATGGAAAAGCTTATTAGGTTGCCTGGTAAATTTAAATATTTTGAGCATAATGTGGCTGCACACTCGTTTAAGGTAACAAAAATTGCTCAGTATCTTGGCACTGTTGAAGAATATAATGGAAATGTTATAGATTGGAAGAGCTTATATGAAAAAGCACTAAACCACGATTTTGCAGAGGTATTTACAGGTGATATTAAAACGCCAGTAAAGTATGCAAGTAGAGAATTGAAAATGCTTTTTTCACAAGTTGAAGAAGAAATGGTAGAAAATTTTATTAAAGAAGAAATCCCTGAGCAATACCGTGACATATATAGACAAAGGCTACAAGAAGGTAAAGATGATTCATTAGAAGGACAAGTACTTGCTGTTGCGGATAAAATTGATTTACTATATGAAACATTTGGTGAAATCCAAAAACGTAACCCAGAACCTTTGTTTTTTGAAATATATGAAATGAGTTTAGAAACAATTATGCAATTCGATCATTTAGCTTCTGTTCAAGATTTTATTGATAATGTAATTCCTGAAATGCTAACTGAAAACTTCATTCCTAGAACAGAATTACGAGAAACTACGATGACAATACTTAATAAAAGAAACAGGTGA
- the hprK gene encoding HPr(Ser) kinase/phosphatase produces the protein MLTTERLVEVLNLELIAGEEGLNKPIKNTDISRPGLEMAGYFSHYASDRIQLLGTTELSFYNLLPDDERQGRMRKLCRPDTPAIIVTRGLEPPNELVEAAKELNTPLIVAKDATTSLMSRLTTFLEHELAKTTSLHGVLVDVYGVGVLITGDSGIGKSETALELVKRGHRLVADDNVEIREITKDELIGKPPKLIEHLLEIRGLGIINVMTLFGAGSILTEKQIRLNINLENWNKEKLYDRVGLNEETLRILDTEITKKTIPVRPGRNVAVIIEVAAMNYRLNIMGINTAEEFSERLNDEIVRNSHKGEE, from the coding sequence ATGTTAACAACTGAAAGATTAGTTGAAGTATTAAATTTAGAATTAATAGCTGGTGAAGAAGGGTTGAATAAACCCATTAAGAATACAGATATCTCTCGTCCTGGTTTAGAGATGGCCGGATATTTTTCTCATTATGCTTCAGATCGAATTCAATTATTAGGCACTACCGAGTTATCATTTTACAATTTATTACCTGATGATGAGCGACAAGGTAGAATGAGAAAGTTATGTCGACCAGACACACCTGCGATTATTGTAACGCGAGGTTTAGAACCACCTAATGAACTTGTTGAAGCTGCAAAAGAGCTTAACACGCCACTCATTGTTGCTAAAGATGCTACGACAAGCCTAATGAGTCGTTTAACAACGTTTTTAGAACATGAACTAGCAAAGACAACATCATTACATGGCGTACTTGTTGATGTTTATGGTGTAGGTGTACTTATCACAGGTGATTCAGGTATTGGTAAAAGTGAAACAGCTTTAGAATTAGTTAAAAGAGGGCACAGACTTGTTGCAGATGACAATGTTGAAATTAGAGAAATTACAAAAGATGAATTAATTGGTAAACCTCCAAAATTGATTGAGCATTTATTAGAGATTCGTGGTCTAGGTATTATTAATGTAATGACATTATTTGGTGCTGGTTCAATTTTGACTGAAAAGCAAATCCGCTTGAATATTAATCTGGAGAATTGGAATAAAGAAAAATTGTATGACCGTGTGGGTCTAAATGAAGAAACATTACGTATCTTAGATACAGAAATCACTAAAAAAACTATTCCAGTAAGACCTGGACGAAATGTTGCAGTGATTATCGAAGTTGCCGCAATGAACTATCGTTTAAATATCATGGGTATCAATACAGCAGAAGAATTTAGCGAACGCCTGAATGACGAAATTGTTCGCAACAGTCATAAAGGTGAGGAGTAG
- the uvrA gene encoding excinuclease ABC subunit UvrA, translating to MREPSIVVKGARAHNLKGVDIELPKDKLIVMTGLSGSGKSSLAFDTIYAEGQRRYVESLSAYARQFLGQMDKPDVDTIEGLSPAISIDQKTTSKNPRSTVATVTEIYDYIRLLYARVGKPYCPNHHIEIESQTVQQMVDRILELETRTKIQLLAPVVSHRKGSHEKLIEDISKKGYVRLRVDGEIVDVNEVPELDKNKNHTIEVVVDRLVVKDGIETRLADSIETALELAEGSLTVDIIDGEELKFSENHACPICGFSIGELEPRMFSFNSPFGACPTCDGLGQRLTVDMDLVIPDPNKTLNEGAIEPWEPTSSDFYPTLLKRVCEVYKINMDKPYKKLTDRQKNILMHGSGDKEIEFTFNQRFGGGQRKRKMIFEGVVNNINRRYHESPSEYTREMMSRYMTELPCETCHGQRLSKEALSVYVAGLNIGEVVEYSIKEALNYYQNIELSEQDKAIANQILKEIISRLTFLYNVGLEYLTLNRASGTLSGGEAQRIRLATQIGSRLTGVLYVLDEPSIGLHQRDNDRLINTLKEMRDLGNTLIVVEHDDDTMRAADYLVDVGPGAGNHGGEIVAQGTPKQVMKNKHSLTGQYLSGKKKIDVPEHRREVTNKKISIKGAKSNNLKNVDVDIPLSLMTVVTGVSGSGKSSLVNEVLYKSLAQKINKSKVKPGDYESIKGIDQLDKIIDIDQSPIGRTPRSNPATYTGVFDDIRDVFAQTNEAKIRGYQKGRFSFNVKGGRCEACKGDGIIKIEMHFLPDVYVPCEVCDGKRYNRETLEVTYKGKNIADVLEMTAEDATHFFENIPKIKRKLQTLVDVGLGYVTLGQQATTLSGGEAQRVKLASELHKRSTGRSIYILDEPTTGLHVDDISRLLKVLNRLVENGDTVVIIEHNLDVIKTADHIIDLGPEGGDGGGTIVATGTPEDIANVDSSYTGQYLKTVLERDRNEDES from the coding sequence ATGAGAGAACCATCCATAGTAGTGAAAGGTGCAAGAGCACATAATTTAAAAGGTGTTGATATAGAATTACCTAAAGACAAGTTGATAGTGATGACAGGACTTTCTGGTTCAGGTAAATCCTCTTTAGCTTTTGATACCATTTATGCCGAAGGTCAAAGAAGATATGTAGAATCATTAAGTGCTTATGCACGTCAATTTTTAGGTCAAATGGATAAACCGGATGTTGACACAATTGAAGGCTTATCACCAGCGATTTCAATTGATCAAAAAACAACAAGTAAGAACCCACGTTCTACAGTTGCCACAGTGACTGAAATATATGACTATATTAGGTTGCTATATGCACGTGTAGGAAAACCATATTGTCCTAATCATCATATTGAGATAGAATCACAGACTGTTCAACAAATGGTGGATAGAATTTTAGAATTAGAAACTCGAACTAAAATTCAATTGTTAGCACCAGTTGTTTCCCACCGTAAAGGTAGTCATGAAAAATTAATTGAAGATATAAGTAAAAAAGGGTATGTTCGCTTGCGAGTTGACGGTGAAATTGTTGATGTGAACGAAGTACCGGAATTAGATAAAAATAAAAACCACACTATTGAAGTTGTTGTTGATAGATTAGTCGTTAAAGATGGTATTGAAACAAGATTAGCAGATTCTATAGAAACGGCACTTGAACTTGCAGAAGGAAGTTTAACGGTAGATATAATTGATGGGGAAGAATTAAAATTCTCTGAAAATCATGCATGTCCAATTTGTGGATTTTCCATAGGTGAATTAGAACCACGTATGTTTAGTTTTAATAGTCCTTTTGGAGCGTGTCCTACATGTGATGGTTTAGGGCAACGATTAACAGTTGATATGGACTTAGTTATTCCTGACCCCAATAAAACCCTAAATGAAGGCGCAATTGAACCGTGGGAGCCTACAAGTTCAGATTTTTATCCAACATTATTAAAACGTGTATGTGAAGTCTATAAAATTAATATGGATAAACCATATAAAAAACTTACCGATAGACAAAAGAATATATTAATGCACGGCTCAGGAGATAAGGAAATTGAATTTACATTTAATCAACGATTCGGCGGCGGACAAAGAAAACGAAAAATGATATTTGAAGGTGTAGTTAACAACATCAATCGTCGTTATCATGAATCCCCATCTGAGTATACGAGAGAGATGATGAGCCGATATATGACTGAGTTGCCATGTGAGACATGTCATGGTCAGCGTTTAAGTAAAGAGGCACTTTCAGTTTATGTTGCGGGATTAAATATTGGTGAAGTTGTTGAATACTCAATTAAAGAAGCTTTAAATTATTATCAAAATATCGAACTTTCAGAACAAGACAAAGCGATTGCGAACCAAATTCTTAAGGAAATCATTTCACGTTTAACATTCTTATATAATGTAGGGCTAGAATATCTGACATTGAACCGTGCGTCTGGTACATTATCTGGAGGTGAAGCACAACGTATTCGTTTAGCAACTCAAATTGGTTCTCGTCTAACTGGCGTTCTTTATGTACTTGACGAACCATCTATAGGTTTACATCAACGTGATAATGATCGCTTGATTAATACACTTAAAGAGATGAGAGACTTAGGCAATACGCTTATTGTTGTAGAACATGATGATGATACTATGCGCGCAGCTGATTATTTAGTAGATGTCGGACCTGGCGCAGGTAACCATGGTGGCGAAATTGTCGCTCAAGGTACACCTAAACAAGTAATGAAAAATAAGCACTCCCTAACAGGACAGTATTTAAGTGGTAAAAAGAAAATTGATGTTCCAGAGCACAGACGTGAAGTGACTAATAAAAAAATTAGCATCAAGGGTGCTAAAAGCAATAACTTGAAAAACGTGGATGTAGATATTCCACTTTCACTAATGACTGTAGTGACGGGTGTTTCAGGATCTGGTAAAAGTTCATTAGTGAACGAAGTATTATATAAATCTCTAGCACAAAAAATCAACAAATCTAAAGTAAAGCCAGGAGACTATGAGTCAATTAAAGGTATTGACCAATTAGATAAAATTATAGATATTGACCAATCACCAATTGGTAGAACACCTCGTTCAAATCCAGCAACATATACAGGGGTATTTGATGACATACGTGATGTGTTTGCTCAAACCAATGAAGCTAAGATTCGAGGCTATCAAAAAGGACGTTTCAGTTTTAACGTTAAAGGTGGTCGTTGTGAAGCATGTAAAGGCGATGGCATTATTAAAATAGAAATGCATTTCTTACCTGATGTTTATGTCCCTTGCGAAGTTTGTGATGGCAAACGTTATAACAGAGAAACACTAGAAGTTACTTATAAAGGTAAAAATATTGCTGATGTACTAGAAATGACAGCAGAAGATGCGACCCATTTCTTTGAAAATATACCTAAGATTAAACGTAAACTTCAAACATTGGTAGATGTCGGATTAGGTTATGTTACTTTAGGACAACAAGCTACTACTTTATCCGGTGGTGAAGCGCAACGTGTGAAACTGGCTTCTGAATTGCATAAACGTTCAACAGGACGTTCAATTTATATTCTGGATGAACCAACAACGGGTTTACATGTTGATGATATTAGTCGATTATTAAAAGTTTTAAACCGACTTGTCGAAAATGGGGACACAGTTGTCATTATTGAACATAATTTAGATGTTATTAAAACAGCTGATCACATTATTGATTTAGGTCCAGAAGGTGGCGATGGTGGCGGTACAATTGTTGCTACAGGAACGCCTGAAGATATTGCCAATGTCGATAGTTCATACACAGGTCAATATTTGAAAACAGTTTTAGAACGAGATAGAAATGAAGATGAATCATAA
- the prfB gene encoding peptide chain release factor 2 (programmed frameshift), giving the protein MELSEIKRNIDAYKDNLNQIRGSLDLENKETNIQEYEEMMTEPNFWDDQNRAQDIIDKNNALKSMVNGYYELEETVEDMSATVELLQEEFDEDMKQELENNVIEFKSEIDHFELQLLLDGPYDANNAILELHPGAGGTESQDWVSMLLRMYQRYCEQSGFKVETVDYLPGDEAGVKSVTLLIKGHNAYGYLKAEKGVHRLVRISPFDSSGRRHTSFASCDVIPDFDNDEIEIEINSDDITVDTFRASGAGGQHINKTESAIRITHHPTGIVVNNQNERSQIKNREAAMKMLKSKLYQLKLEEQEREMAEIRGEQKEIGWGSQIRSYVFHPYSMVKDHRTNEETGKVDAVMDGDIGPFIEAYLRHQMDK; this is encoded by the exons ATGGAATTATCAGAAATTAAAAGAAATATAGATGCGTACAAAGACAATTTAAATCAAATTAGGGGGTCTCTT GACTTAGAAAATAAAGAGACTAACATCCAAGAGTATGAAGAAATGATGACAGAGCCCAATTTTTGGGATGATCAAAATAGAGCACAAGATATCATCGATAAAAATAATGCTTTAAAGTCAATGGTAAATGGTTATTATGAATTAGAAGAAACCGTGGAAGATATGTCTGCAACAGTTGAATTGTTGCAAGAAGAATTTGACGAAGATATGAAGCAAGAGTTAGAAAATAATGTCATTGAATTTAAATCAGAGATTGACCACTTTGAATTACAATTATTATTAGATGGTCCTTACGATGCGAATAATGCGATTTTAGAATTACATCCTGGTGCAGGCGGTACTGAATCACAGGATTGGGTAAGTATGTTATTAAGAATGTATCAACGATATTGTGAACAAAGTGGATTTAAAGTTGAAACCGTGGATTATTTACCTGGCGATGAAGCGGGTGTTAAAAGTGTGACATTATTAATCAAAGGGCATAATGCATATGGTTATTTAAAAGCGGAAAAAGGTGTGCATCGATTAGTTCGAATTTCACCATTTGATTCATCTGGCCGTCGCCATACATCATTTGCGTCTTGTGATGTTATTCCTGATTTTGATAATGATGAGATTGAAATTGAAATCAATTCTGATGATATTACAGTTGATACCTTCAGAGCATCTGGCGCTGGTGGACAACATATTAATAAAACGGAATCAGCAATCAGAATTACGCATCATCCTACAGGTATTGTAGTTAATAACCAAAATGAACGTTCACAAATTAAAAACCGTGAAGCAGCAATGAAAATGTTGAAATCTAAATTGTACCAACTTAAATTAGAAGAACAAGAACGTGAAATGGCAGAAATACGTGGTGAGCAAAAAGAAATAGGTTGGGGAAGTCAAATTAGATCTTACGTATTCCATCCTTATTCAATGGTTAAAGATCATAGAACAAATGAAGAAACCGGTAAAGTGGATGCAGTAATGGATGGTGACATAGGTCCGTTTATTGAAGCGTATTTAAGACATCAAATGGATAAATAA